GGGCGGGCCGCGACGGCGAGCCCGCGCAGGCGTGGATGGCCTACGGCCTCGGCGACGTCGTGCAGCAGCGGCGGCTCATCCAGCAGGGGGACGGAGACCGCGCCATCCAGCAGCGCCAGGGGCAGCACCTCGACGCGATGCTCGCGCTGTGCGAGACCGTCGGCTGCCGTCGCCAGAATCTGCTCGCGTACTTCGGGCAGGCGTCGGAGCCGTGCGGCAACTGCGACACGTGCCTGACGCCGCCCGACACATGGGACGGCCTCGTCCCATCGCAGAAGCTCCTCTCGACCGTCGTGCGGCTCAAGCGCGAGCGCAATCAGGCGTTCGGTGCGGGGCAGCTGATCGACATCCTGCGGGGCGCCTCGACCGAGCGCATCCGCAAGCTGGGGCATGAGTCGATCGCCACCTACGGCATCGGCGCCGACCTGTCCGAGCAGGACTGGCGCAGCGTGATCCGCCAGCTTTTCGCCCGGGGCCTGCTCGTGGCCCAGGGGGAGTACGGCACGCTCGCGCTGAGCGAGGCGAGCGGCGGAGTGCTGCGGGGGGAGACGCCCGTTCCGCTCCGCCGCGACGTCATCGGCCGCGTCTCGCGCGGGAGCGGCGGAGCGCGCAAGGCGTCAGTGGCCGACCAGCTCGCGCCCGAGCACCGCGGGCTCTTCGAGGCGCTGCGGGCATGGCGTGCCGAGCAGGCGCGCGAGCAGGGCGTCCCCGCCTACATCGTGTTCGGCGACGCGACCCTCCGCGCTCTCGCGGAGCACCGACCGGCGAACCTCGACGGCCTCGCCGGCATCCCCGGAATCGGCGAGCGCAAGCGCGAGGCGTACGGCGACGCCGTGCTCGCGGTAATCGCGGCGAACTGAGGCGATCGACGCCTTGAGGCGCCGGCACGACTGTGGCGCCCGCACATCGGGTTCTCGCACCGTCCGCCGACCTCCTGTGGAGACACCACAAGCTGTTTCGCCGCCGCTTGTGGCGGTCCTACGGTTGTGGGGAACGCCCGCGTCCGCCCGGCGGCGCGGCGACTCCACCCACATTCAGCCGTTGAGAGGCAGACATGGCAGACACCGCTGTTCGCCCGAAAGCGACCGACGCCGCGCGCGCCCACCAGGCAGTCGCCGACGCTCCGAAGCTCGACATCCCGCTCGTCACCGACAGGCTGCTCGGCACGTGGGCCGACATCCGCCGCACGGCGCGCGAGATGATCAAGGACTCCGCGTTCTGGCGCATCGACGGCCAAACGCACCACGAGCATCGCGAACGCGTCTTCAGCCAGCTCGGCCTGCTCGTGCAGCACGGCGCGATCTCGCGTGCCTTCCCCACCGAGTACGGCGGCCAGAACAACAACGGCGGCAACCTCGCGAGCTTCGAGGAGCTCGTGCTCGCCGACCCGAGCCTGCAGATCAAGGCCGGCGTGCAGTGGGGCCTGTTCACCTCCGCGATCTACCAGCTCGGCACCAAGAAGCACTGGGACAAGTGGCTGCGCGGCGCCATCTCGCTCGAGATCCCCGGCGCGTTCGCGATGACCGAGACGGGTCACGGATCGGATGTCGCCGCGATCGGCACCACCGCGACGTACGACGCCGAGACCGAGGAATTCGTCATCCACACGCCGTTCCGCGGCGCGTGGAAGGACTACCTCGGCAACGCCGCCGTGCACGGCAAGGCCGCGACGGTGTTCGCCCAGCTGATCACGGGCGGGGTCAACTACGGCGTGCACTGCTTCTTCGTCCCGATCCGCGACGAGAACGGCGAGTTCCTGCCGGGTGTCGGCGGCGAGGACGACGGCGTCAAGGGCGGCCTCAACGGCATCGACAACGGCCGCCTGCACTTCACCCAGGTGCGCGTGCCGCGCGAGAACCTCCTGAACCGCTACGGCGATGTCGCTGCCGACGGCAGCTACTCGAGCCCGATCGCGAGCCCCGGCCGCCGCTTCTTCACGATGCTCGGTGCGCTCGTGCAGGGACGCGTCTCGCTCGACGGCGCGGCGACGAACGCATCGGCGCTCGCCCTGAACATCGCCGTCACGTACGGCAACCAGCGGCGCCAGTTCGCCGGAGCGAGCGGCGCCGAGTCCGTGCTGCTCGACTACGGCAAGCACCAGCGCCGCCTGCTGCCGCGTTTGGCGACGACCTACGCGCAGGCATTCGCGCACGACGAGCTGCTGCAGAAGTTCGACGCGGTCTTCGGCGGCACGAACGACACCGAGGAGAGCCGCGAGGACCTCGAGACGCTCGCCGCCGCGCTGAAGTCGCTGTCGACCTGGCACGCGCTCGACACGATCCAGGAGGCGCGTGAGGCGTGCGGCGGAGCCGGCTTCCTCGCCGAGAACCGGCTCGTGAGCCTGCGCGCCGACCTCGACGTCTACGTGACGTTCGAGGGCGACAACAACGTGCTGCTGCAGCTCGTCGGCAAGCGGCTGCTGGGCGACTACGCGAAGCAGTTCAAGGGCAAGGACTCCAAGGAGATCGCCGCGTTCGTGGTCGGCCAGACCGCCGGCAAGGTGTTCCACGGCGCGGGCCTGCGTCAGTTCGGTCAGGCGGTCGCGGACCTCGGACAGGTCGCGCGCTCGGTCGAGCTGGGTCTGCGGGCGAAGGACCAGCACGAGCTGCTCACCGCCCGGGTGCAGCGCATGGTCGCCGACGTGGCGGGCCGCCTGCGCGCGGCGTCCAAGCTCGGTCCCGAGGCGGCCGAGGCGCTGTTCAACGAGAACCAGAGCGAGCTGCTCGAGGCGGCGCGCGCGCACGCCGAGCTGCTGCAGTGGGAGGCGTTCACCGACGCGGTGGCCGCCATCGACGACCCCGGCACCAAGCAGATCCTCGGCTGGCTGCGCGACCTGTTCGGACTCGGCCTGATCGAGAAGCACCTGTCGTGGCACCTCATGCACGGCCGCCTCTCCAACCAGCGCGCGATCGCCCTCACGCGCTACATCGATCGGCTCTGCCTGCGCCTGCGCCCTCACGCGCAGGACCTCGTCGACGCGTTCGGCTTCGCGCCCGAGCACGTGCGCGCCCCCATCGCATCGGGCGCCGAGCAGCAGCGTCAGCAGGAGGCCGCCGCCCACTACGCCGAGCTCGCGGCGAGCGGCGAGGCGCCGATCAAGGAGAAGAAGCCTGCGAAGGAGAGGAAGCCCGGCAAGCGCTGAGTGCACTCCCATGAGGACCCGGGGCACGCCGCCCCGGGTCCTCTTCGTGCGGGCAGAGGTGCCCCGGGAACGGGTTCTTCGCCGAAAGACCAGCCGATTAGGATATCCGCCAGGAACACGGAGTCCGCCAGGAACACGGAGGGGGTGTCTGGTGAGCGCGATGTCGTGGCTGCACGTCCGTCCGCGCACGCTCGCGGGCGCCGCGATCGTGACCGCGGCGGCGATCGGCATCACCACCATGGCCTTCGCCTACGAGGGCAACCCGACGACGGAGCTCGAGCTGCACGACGGCTCGGTGTGGATCACCAAAGCGGAGGCGAGCCTCGTCGGCCACTTCAACGCCGAGTCCCGCGTTCTCGACGGTCAGCTCGGGTCGCCGAGCGCCGACTACGACGTGTTGCAGGACGGCGGCACCGTCCTCGTCCATCAGACG
The Microbacterium sp. JZ31 genome window above contains:
- a CDS encoding acyl-CoA dehydrogenase family protein, whose protein sequence is MADTAVRPKATDAARAHQAVADAPKLDIPLVTDRLLGTWADIRRTAREMIKDSAFWRIDGQTHHEHRERVFSQLGLLVQHGAISRAFPTEYGGQNNNGGNLASFEELVLADPSLQIKAGVQWGLFTSAIYQLGTKKHWDKWLRGAISLEIPGAFAMTETGHGSDVAAIGTTATYDAETEEFVIHTPFRGAWKDYLGNAAVHGKAATVFAQLITGGVNYGVHCFFVPIRDENGEFLPGVGGEDDGVKGGLNGIDNGRLHFTQVRVPRENLLNRYGDVAADGSYSSPIASPGRRFFTMLGALVQGRVSLDGAATNASALALNIAVTYGNQRRQFAGASGAESVLLDYGKHQRRLLPRLATTYAQAFAHDELLQKFDAVFGGTNDTEESREDLETLAAALKSLSTWHALDTIQEAREACGGAGFLAENRLVSLRADLDVYVTFEGDNNVLLQLVGKRLLGDYAKQFKGKDSKEIAAFVVGQTAGKVFHGAGLRQFGQAVADLGQVARSVELGLRAKDQHELLTARVQRMVADVAGRLRAASKLGPEAAEALFNENQSELLEAARAHAELLQWEAFTDAVAAIDDPGTKQILGWLRDLFGLGLIEKHLSWHLMHGRLSNQRAIALTRYIDRLCLRLRPHAQDLVDAFGFAPEHVRAPIASGAEQQRQQEAAAHYAELAASGEAPIKEKKPAKERKPGKR